One genomic region from Nitrospirota bacterium encodes:
- a CDS encoding RHS repeat domain-containing protein, protein TTTFTYDTLGRLLTTTDPLNRTITLTYDAAGNVATSTDALNR, encoded by the coding sequence GACCACGACGTTCACGTACGACACGCTCGGTCGGCTCCTCACGACCACCGACCCGTTGAACCGGACGATCACCTTGACCTACGATGCGGCGGGGAACGTGGCGACCAGTACGGATGCGCTGAATCGCTGA